One segment of Gammaproteobacteria bacterium DNA contains the following:
- the pstA gene encoding phosphate ABC transporter permease PstA gives MSEPNLMAESMIQATAPRLPSLRRTPFEGRALKSGFLTGLTWVMAVLASIPLFSVIYMLLVEGGSRLDWEAITALPPSAFEMGGGFGNAIIGTLVMVGIATLISVPIGLFAAIYLAILDPDSKLAHTARFLAKVLTGFPSILAGVFVYAAMVVTMKTYSALAGGVALAVLMLPTVVLAAEQAMTTVPKKMKDAAFGMGCTRAQVIWKVVLPTGMPGILTGVMLAVAGAAGESAPLLFTALFSNYFLSSLTEPTASLSILIFNFSGMPYDNQIELAWAASLVLVLIVLVLNITARFIGRQKF, from the coding sequence ATGAGCGAGCCTAATTTAATGGCTGAATCGATGATTCAAGCTACCGCGCCACGCTTGCCCAGTCTCCGCCGCACGCCTTTCGAGGGCCGGGCGCTGAAAAGCGGATTTCTAACCGGCTTAACCTGGGTGATGGCGGTGCTCGCCAGCATTCCCTTGTTCTCTGTGATTTATATGCTGCTGGTTGAAGGCGGTTCGCGGCTGGATTGGGAAGCCATCACCGCCCTGCCGCCTTCCGCCTTTGAAATGGGCGGCGGCTTCGGCAACGCGATTATCGGCACCCTAGTCATGGTCGGCATTGCCACGCTGATCAGCGTGCCCATCGGTCTGTTCGCCGCCATTTATCTGGCAATCCTTGATCCCGACAGCAAGCTGGCGCACACCGCGCGCTTTCTGGCCAAGGTGCTGACCGGCTTTCCATCCATCCTCGCCGGCGTGTTCGTCTATGCCGCTATGGTTGTGACCATGAAGACCTATTCCGCATTGGCAGGCGGCGTTGCTCTGGCCGTGCTGATGTTGCCGACTGTGGTGCTGGCTGCGGAACAGGCCATGACCACTGTGCCGAAGAAAATGAAGGATGCGGCGTTTGGCATGGGCTGCACTCGCGCCCAGGTCATTTGGAAAGTCGTGTTGCCCACCGGAATGCCCGGCATTTTAACCGGGGTGATGCTGGCGGTGGCCGGCGCCGCTGGTGAATCGGCGCCGCTGTTGTTCACTGCGCTGTTCAGTAACTATTTCCTGTCGAGCCTGACCGAACCGACCGCTTCGCTGTCCATCCTGATTTTCAATTTCTCGGGTATGCCTTACGACAACCAAATTGAACTGGCCTGGGCGGCGTCGCTGGTTCTTGTGCTGATCGTCCTGGTGCTGAACATTACCGCCCGTTTTATTGGTCGCCAGAAATTCTAA